From Rutidosis leptorrhynchoides isolate AG116_Rl617_1_P2 chromosome 3, CSIRO_AGI_Rlap_v1, whole genome shotgun sequence, a single genomic window includes:
- the LOC139901477 gene encoding polyphenol oxidase, chloroplastic-like: MSSFTLLLSTLPISHTKNTNTSFSPSLLFSKTSSHNQFKISCNATSSAAADDDKQPKTSQSHETNQHNNVDRRNVLLGLGGLYGASNFTSIPSAFAVPIQAPDNITHCVKAHTGVYTPEAVKGVSCCPPVLKPDIAPAIYQLPPRPTKLRVRPTAHEAANDQKYLEKFRLAVKLMKRLPDDDPRSWINQGKIHCAYCNAGYTQEKSGYDTVNLQVHNSALFFPFHRWYLYFFERILGSLIGDESFAIPYWNWDNKDGMTGFPTMYEEPMPPPPDKDLRPTPKPQYNPLFDGYRDATHVTATINFQREFIGSDDEIKNNNLALGKKRVRRDPLKEGPIPGSMYEDMGNFYSAGYDPLFYCHHANVDRMWHLWETVLHDDHPDPACEFASDWENSSYVFYDENKNLVRVFNKDCVDIEEMGYKYKDSDIKPWLNYESTPHAAESNIAAKSIGKVKKAEEVQFPIKLEETVKLLVKRPALNRTHEEKLKTREMLFLNGIEYDSNTSFKFDVLINDVDDGTQINASNSEFVGCFEQLQHGVGGSMKMTTGARFGITGIMEELKAEGDEYVLVSLVPKYGCENVTIGGVKIDLVNIRR, from the exons ATGTCTTCTTTCACCTTATTATTATCCACTCTTCCTATCTCTCATACTAAAAACACCAACACTTCCTTTTCTCCTTCACTCTTGTTTTCCAAAACCTCATCCCATAATCAATTCAAAATTTCATGCAATGCTACTTCTTCTGCAGCTGCTGATGATGACAAACAACCAAAAACCTCACAATCACATGAAACGAATCAACACAACAATGTGGACCGAAGAAACGTGCTCCTTGGGCTCGGAGGCCTGTACGGTGCTTCCAACTTCACCTCTATCCCCTCTGCTTTCGCTGTACCCATTCAAGCTCCAGATAACATTACGCATTGTGTTAAAGCGCATACGGGCGTTTACACACCCGAGGCTGTAAAAGGCGTCTCGTGCTGCCCTCCTGTGCTCAAGCCAGATATCGCGCCAGCAATTTACCAGTTACCTCCACGGCCCACAAAGCTTCGTGTTCGACCAACTGCACACGAGGCAGCTAACGATCAAAAGTATCTCGAAAAGTTTCGGTTAGCTGTTAAGCTAATGAAACGTCTACCCGATGATGATCCGCGTAGTTGGATTAATCAAGGTAAAATCCATTGCGCTTATTGTAATGCCGGTTACACTCAAGAAAAGAGCGGTTACGATACTGTGAACCTCCAGGTTCACAACTCGGCCCTCTTTTTCCCTTTTCATCGGTGGTACCTGTACTTTTTCGAGCGAATATTAGGAAGTTTGATCGGAGATGAAAGTTTCGCTATCCCTTACTGGAACTGGGACAATAAAGATGGTATGACAGGGTTCCCGACCATGTACGAGGAACCGATGCCTCCGCCGCCTGACAAAGATTTAAGACCCACACCGAAACCCCAATACAACCCCCTGTTCGATGGGTACAGGGACGCGACTCATGTGACAGCCACCATTAATTTCCAACGTGAATTTATTGGTTCTGATGATGAAATTAAGAATAATAATCTTGCT CTGGGCAAGAAGCGAGTTCGGCGGGATCCGTTGAAAGAGGGACCCATACCCGGGTCCATGTATGAGGACATGGGGAACTTTTATTCAGCAGGGTACGATCCTCTGTTTTATTGCCATCATGCGAACGTTGATCGCATGTGGCATCTATGGGAAACGGTATTACACGATG ATCACCCGGATCCGGCTTGCGAATTCGCATCCGATTGGGAAAACTCATCGTACGTGTTTTACGATGAGAACAAAAACCTCGTACGTGTGTTTAACAAAGACTGTGTTGACATTGAAGAGATGggatataaatataaagattctgaTATTAAGCCGTGGTTGAACTACGAGTCAACTCCTCATGCAGCAGAGTCAAACATTGCGGCTAAATCAATCGGAAAGGTGAAGAAGGCGGAAGAGGTGCAGTTCCCGATTAAACTGGAGGAGACAGTTAAGTTGCTTGTGAAGAGACCTGCTTTAAACAGGACACACGAGGAGAAGTTGAAAACTAGAGAGATGTTGTTCTTGAATGGGATCGAATACGATTCTAACACGAGTTTCAAATTCGACGTGCTTATTAATGACGTGGACGATGGGACCCAGATTAATGCTTCGAACAGTGAGTTTGTTGGTTGTTTTGAGCAGTTGCAGCACGGTGTGGGTGGTTCGATGAAGATGACGACCGGGGCGAGGTTCGGGATAACTGGGATAATGGAAGAGCTTAAAGCTGAAGGTGATGAATATGTTTTGGTTAGTCTGGTGCCGAAATATGGGTGTGAAAATGTGACCATTGGTGGGGTCAAAATTGATCTGGTCAACATTCGTCGATAA